In a genomic window of Curtobacterium flaccumfaciens pv. betae:
- a CDS encoding glutathione peroxidase: MGRFDDIAITTLHGEDTTFGAYADKAVLVVNVASRCGLAPQYEQLEALQKQYGPRGFTVLGFPSNQFLQELGSSEAIDEYCSTTWGVTFPMSEKVKVNGKSAHPLYQALKETPDADGKAGRVAWNFEKFLVAPDGTVTRFRPTTKPDAPEVVAAIEAALPA, translated from the coding sequence ATGGGACGCTTCGACGACATCGCCATCACCACGCTGCACGGCGAGGACACCACGTTCGGCGCCTACGCCGACAAGGCCGTACTGGTCGTGAACGTCGCCTCCCGGTGCGGCCTCGCTCCGCAGTACGAGCAGCTCGAGGCCCTGCAGAAGCAGTACGGCCCCCGCGGGTTCACGGTGCTGGGCTTCCCGAGCAACCAGTTCCTGCAGGAACTCGGCTCGTCCGAGGCGATCGACGAGTACTGCTCCACCACGTGGGGTGTGACGTTCCCGATGTCCGAGAAGGTCAAGGTCAACGGCAAGAGCGCGCACCCGCTCTACCAGGCCCTCAAGGAGACCCCGGACGCCGACGGCAAGGCCGGCCGGGTCGCGTGGAACTTCGAGAAGTTCCTCGTCGCCCCCGACGGCACCGTCACGCGCTTCCGTCCCACCACGAAGCCGGACGCCCCCGAGGTCGTCGCTGCCATCGAGGCGGCCCTGCCCGCCTGA
- the alr gene encoding alanine racemase, which yields MSAFTGITVDRGALIENYATIADRVAPAGVIAVVKANAYGHGALDAAQAFVDAGAEWLGVADIDEAVALRQGGIDEGVRILAWLHAPDEDFRRAAQFDVTPAVSSVEQLSAAADSDVRAVHLCVDTGLSRNGAVESEWAELFATAGALARGGNRTRVEGLMSHLSNASRTDDLDQDAALQRALDGLAANGIVPDVVHLAASAASIAVPETRHDLSRVGLALYGLSPFDGRTSADLGLRPAMRVTAAVLRTVPVAAGDGVSYGYTWRAETDTRLAVIGLGYADGFDRDFGNRVSVRIGDRTFPVVGRVAMNAMHVDIGDADVQVGDEAVLWGDPANGDPAVEDWADAIGTINYEVVARIGRSVERRTT from the coding sequence GTGAGCGCGTTCACCGGCATCACGGTCGATCGCGGAGCCCTGATCGAGAACTACGCGACCATCGCCGACCGGGTCGCCCCGGCCGGGGTCATCGCGGTGGTCAAGGCGAACGCGTACGGCCACGGGGCCCTCGACGCCGCGCAGGCCTTCGTGGACGCCGGTGCCGAGTGGCTCGGGGTCGCCGACATCGACGAGGCCGTCGCGCTCCGTCAGGGCGGCATCGACGAGGGGGTCCGGATCCTCGCGTGGCTGCACGCCCCCGACGAGGACTTCCGCCGCGCGGCGCAGTTCGACGTCACGCCCGCGGTGTCGAGCGTCGAGCAGCTCTCCGCAGCAGCCGACTCCGACGTCCGCGCCGTGCACCTGTGCGTCGACACCGGCCTCAGCCGCAACGGTGCGGTCGAGTCCGAGTGGGCCGAGCTCTTCGCGACCGCCGGCGCCCTGGCCCGCGGCGGCAACCGCACCCGGGTCGAGGGGCTCATGTCCCACCTGTCGAACGCGTCGCGCACCGACGACCTCGACCAGGACGCCGCGCTGCAGCGGGCGCTGGACGGCCTCGCCGCGAACGGCATCGTGCCGGACGTGGTGCACCTCGCCGCGAGTGCCGCGAGCATCGCCGTTCCGGAGACCCGCCACGACCTGTCCCGCGTCGGACTCGCCCTGTACGGGCTGAGCCCCTTCGACGGTCGCACCTCGGCCGACCTGGGGCTGCGCCCGGCGATGCGGGTCACCGCAGCCGTGCTCCGCACCGTGCCGGTCGCCGCGGGCGACGGCGTCTCCTACGGCTACACCTGGCGCGCCGAGACGGACACCCGTCTCGCCGTGATCGGCCTCGGCTACGCGGACGGCTTCGACCGCGACTTCGGCAACCGGGTCTCGGTGCGGATCGGCGACCGGACGTTCCCGGTGGTCGGACGCGTCGCGATGAACGCCATGCACGTCGACATCGGCGACGCCGACGTGCAGGTCGGCGACGAGGCGGTGCTGTGGGGCGACCCCGCGAACGGCGACCCCGCCGTCGAGGACTGGGCCGACGCCATCGGCACGATCAACTACGAGGTGGTCGCCCGGATCGGCCGCAGCGTGGAACGGAGGACGACGTGA
- the coaA gene encoding type I pantothenate kinase — MPFSETAVAHPTPFVEIPRDEWSQLAPKEHLSLTETEIVQLRGLGDRLDMQEVQEVYLPLSRLLTLYAAGARNLHAETSRFLGERAGRTPFVIGVAGSVAVGKSTVARLLRELTKRWPDTPRVELVTTDGFLYPNAELERRGIMDRKGFPESYDRRSLLRFVSQVKSGATEVRAPYYSHLVYDIVPDAEIVVRQPDVLIVEGLNVLAPPVHGRLALSDLFDFTIYVDAKTKDIESWYVDRFLALQEEAFSSPDSFFHRFASLSREDAVRTATEVWRAINEPNLIENVLPTRSRATLVLKKGANHKVNSVLLRKI, encoded by the coding sequence ATGCCGTTCTCGGAGACCGCCGTCGCGCACCCGACCCCGTTCGTGGAGATCCCGCGTGACGAGTGGTCCCAGCTCGCACCGAAGGAGCACCTGTCGCTCACCGAGACCGAGATCGTGCAGCTGCGCGGTCTCGGCGACCGGCTGGACATGCAGGAGGTGCAGGAGGTCTACCTGCCCCTGTCCCGCCTGCTCACGCTCTACGCCGCCGGTGCGCGCAACCTGCACGCCGAGACGAGCCGCTTCCTCGGGGAGCGCGCCGGACGCACGCCCTTCGTCATCGGCGTCGCGGGCTCCGTCGCGGTCGGCAAGTCCACGGTCGCCCGTCTGCTGCGCGAGCTGACGAAGCGCTGGCCGGACACCCCTCGGGTCGAGCTCGTGACGACCGACGGCTTCCTGTACCCGAACGCCGAGCTGGAGCGACGCGGGATCATGGACCGGAAGGGCTTCCCGGAGTCGTACGACCGCCGCTCCCTGCTGCGCTTCGTGAGCCAGGTGAAGAGCGGGGCGACCGAGGTCCGCGCGCCGTACTACTCGCACCTGGTCTACGACATCGTGCCCGATGCCGAGATCGTCGTCCGGCAGCCCGACGTGCTCATCGTCGAGGGCCTCAACGTGCTGGCGCCGCCGGTGCACGGGCGGCTCGCGCTGTCCGACCTGTTCGACTTCACGATCTACGTGGACGCGAAGACGAAGGACATCGAGTCCTGGTACGTCGACCGGTTCCTCGCGCTGCAGGAAGAGGCGTTCTCGAGCCCCGACTCGTTCTTCCACCGGTTCGCCTCGCTCTCGCGTGAGGACGCGGTACGGACGGCGACCGAGGTCTGGCGGGCGATCAACGAGCCGAACCTGATCGAGAACGTGCTGCCCACGCGCTCCCGCGCCACCCTGGTGTTGAAGAAGGGCGCGAACCACAAGGTGAACTCGGTCCTGCTCCGCAAGATCTAA
- the glmM gene encoding phosphoglucosamine mutase, with protein sequence MPRLFGTDGVRGLANGELTAALALGLAQASAAVLTHGHHADARRASGRPRPRAVLARDPRVSGEFLGAAVAAGLASAGVDVLDAGVIPTPAAAFLVADIDADFGVMISASHNPAPDNGIKFFATGGRKLPDEVEDRIEAAMHDHSAPTPTGIDVGRISRFADAEDRYVVHLLGTLPHRLDGIHVVLDCANGAAAGVSPEVFVNAGARVTLIGADPDGWNINDGVGSTHIDNLARAVLEHGADVGVAHDGDADRCLAVDAAGNAIDGDQIMAILALSLQERGRLKDDTLVATVMSNLGLKRAMADAGITVIEAGVGDRYVLEKMTEGDYSIGGEQSGHIIFNEFATTGDGILTGLHLVAEMARTGKSLQELASCMTVFPQVLLNVRGVDRHGLADQGVQDAIAAASEALGDSGRVLLRPSGTEPVVRVMVEAASQDDAQRIAEELAAVVQDRLALDAA encoded by the coding sequence ATGCCGCGTCTGTTCGGTACCGACGGGGTTCGTGGTCTCGCCAACGGCGAGCTGACGGCCGCGCTCGCACTGGGTCTTGCCCAGGCGAGCGCGGCCGTCCTCACACACGGACACCATGCCGACGCCCGCCGGGCGTCGGGTCGACCGCGCCCGCGCGCGGTCCTCGCGCGTGACCCGCGCGTCTCCGGCGAGTTCCTCGGTGCCGCCGTCGCGGCCGGGCTCGCCTCGGCCGGCGTCGACGTGCTCGACGCCGGGGTCATCCCCACCCCCGCCGCAGCGTTCCTCGTCGCGGACATCGACGCCGACTTCGGCGTGATGATCTCCGCATCGCACAACCCCGCTCCCGACAACGGGATCAAGTTCTTCGCCACGGGTGGCCGCAAGCTGCCGGACGAGGTCGAGGACCGCATCGAAGCGGCCATGCACGACCACTCCGCACCCACCCCCACCGGCATCGACGTCGGGCGCATCTCGCGGTTCGCCGACGCCGAGGACCGCTACGTGGTGCACCTGCTCGGCACGCTGCCGCACCGGCTCGACGGCATCCACGTGGTGCTCGACTGCGCCAACGGTGCCGCCGCCGGCGTCTCGCCCGAGGTCTTCGTCAACGCGGGTGCCCGTGTGACGCTCATCGGCGCCGATCCCGACGGCTGGAACATCAACGACGGCGTCGGTTCGACCCACATCGACAACCTCGCCCGCGCGGTGCTCGAGCACGGTGCCGACGTCGGCGTCGCGCACGACGGTGACGCGGACCGTTGCCTGGCCGTCGACGCCGCGGGCAACGCGATCGACGGTGACCAGATCATGGCGATCCTCGCGCTGTCCCTGCAGGAGCGCGGCCGCCTGAAGGACGACACCCTCGTCGCGACGGTCATGTCGAACCTCGGGCTGAAGCGCGCCATGGCCGACGCGGGCATCACCGTGATCGAGGCCGGCGTGGGCGACCGCTACGTGCTCGAGAAGATGACCGAGGGCGACTACTCCATCGGTGGCGAGCAGTCCGGCCACATCATCTTCAACGAGTTCGCCACCACGGGCGACGGCATCCTGACCGGACTGCACCTGGTCGCCGAGATGGCGCGGACGGGGAAGTCGCTGCAGGAGCTCGCCTCGTGCATGACCGTGTTCCCGCAGGTGCTGCTCAACGTCCGGGGCGTTGATCGTCACGGGCTCGCCGACCAGGGTGTGCAGGACGCCATCGCCGCCGCGAGCGAGGCGCTCGGGGACAGCGGCCGTGTGCTGCTCCGTCCGTCGGGCACCGAGCCGGTCGTGCGCGTCATGGTCGAGGCTGCCTCGCAGGACGATGCCCAGCGCATCGCCGAGGAGCTCGCCGCCGTCGTGCAGGACCGCCTGGCGCTCGACGCCGCGTAG
- the glmS gene encoding glutamine--fructose-6-phosphate transaminase (isomerizing), which yields MCGIVGYVGSNSSQDVLLGGLRRLEYRGYDSAGIAVVDPAGDLVSAKKAGKLQALVDELESSPIPDGATGIGHTRWATHGGPTDGNAHPHLADGDKLALIHNGIIENFSELRAELQAEGIEFRSETDSEVAAHLVGRAFRETGDLTAAMQQAVQRLEGAFTLLVVHADQPGVVVGARRNSPLVVGLGDGENFMGSDVAAFVAYTQRALSIGQDEIATIRPDGVDVIHFDGTPATPSEFEVNWDASAADKGGWSSFMAKEISEEPEAVAKTILGRVHDGAVTLTDLDPIADRLATVDRVIVIACGTAAYAGILGKYAIEQWARVPVEVELAHEFRYRDPVLNERTLVVSISQSGETMDTLMAVKYAREQGAQVLSICNTQGATIPRESDAVIYTHAGPEVAVASTKAFIAQGVALYLLGLHLATLRGTLTTEQIAEQVAELEGLAPKLQQTIEDAAGIKDLARWMADTRSVLFLGRHVGYPIALEGALKLKELAYIHAEGFAAGELKHGPIALIEPGQIVFVIVPSPRDPRSLHPKVVSNIQEIRARGARVIAIAEEGDAAVLPFADEVLRIPLATPLFEPLLAVAPLHMFGMELAAAKGLDVDQPRNLAKSVTVE from the coding sequence ATGTGTGGAATCGTCGGCTACGTCGGCAGCAACAGCAGCCAGGACGTCCTCCTCGGTGGCCTCCGTCGCCTCGAGTACCGCGGCTACGACTCGGCGGGCATCGCCGTCGTCGACCCAGCCGGAGACCTCGTGTCGGCCAAGAAGGCCGGCAAGCTCCAGGCCCTGGTCGACGAGCTCGAGTCGTCGCCGATCCCGGACGGCGCGACCGGCATCGGGCACACCCGCTGGGCGACCCACGGTGGCCCGACCGACGGCAACGCCCACCCGCACCTGGCCGACGGCGACAAGCTCGCCCTCATCCACAACGGCATCATCGAGAACTTCTCCGAGCTCCGCGCCGAACTGCAGGCCGAGGGCATCGAGTTCCGCAGCGAGACCGACTCCGAGGTCGCCGCGCACCTGGTCGGACGCGCCTTCCGCGAGACCGGTGACCTGACCGCAGCCATGCAGCAGGCCGTGCAGCGACTCGAGGGGGCCTTCACGCTCCTCGTCGTGCACGCCGACCAGCCCGGAGTCGTCGTCGGTGCCCGTCGCAACTCGCCCCTGGTGGTCGGGCTCGGTGACGGCGAGAACTTCATGGGCTCGGACGTCGCCGCGTTCGTCGCCTACACGCAGCGCGCGCTGTCGATCGGGCAGGACGAGATCGCCACGATCCGCCCCGACGGCGTGGACGTCATCCACTTCGACGGCACCCCGGCCACGCCGAGCGAGTTCGAGGTCAACTGGGACGCCTCCGCCGCCGACAAGGGCGGCTGGAGCTCGTTCATGGCGAAGGAGATCAGCGAGGAGCCCGAGGCCGTCGCGAAGACGATCCTCGGTCGCGTCCACGACGGTGCCGTCACGCTGACCGACCTCGACCCGATCGCCGACCGCCTGGCGACCGTCGACCGCGTCATCGTGATCGCCTGTGGCACCGCCGCCTACGCCGGCATCCTCGGCAAGTACGCCATCGAGCAGTGGGCACGTGTGCCGGTCGAGGTCGAGCTCGCGCACGAGTTCCGGTACCGCGACCCGGTGCTGAACGAGCGCACCCTGGTCGTCTCGATCAGCCAGTCCGGCGAGACCATGGACACGCTGATGGCCGTCAAGTACGCCCGCGAGCAGGGCGCGCAGGTCCTGTCGATCTGCAACACCCAGGGCGCCACGATCCCGCGTGAGTCCGACGCCGTGATCTACACGCACGCCGGACCCGAGGTCGCCGTCGCGTCGACCAAGGCCTTCATCGCCCAGGGCGTCGCGCTCTACCTGCTCGGGCTGCACCTGGCGACGCTGCGCGGCACGCTCACCACCGAGCAGATCGCCGAGCAGGTGGCCGAGCTCGAGGGGCTCGCGCCGAAGCTGCAGCAGACCATCGAGGACGCCGCCGGCATCAAGGACCTGGCCCGCTGGATGGCGGACACCCGGAGCGTGCTGTTCCTCGGCCGCCACGTCGGCTACCCGATCGCACTCGAGGGCGCCCTCAAGCTCAAGGAGCTCGCGTACATCCACGCCGAGGGCTTCGCCGCCGGTGAGCTCAAGCACGGCCCGATCGCCCTGATAGAGCCGGGTCAGATCGTCTTCGTCATCGTGCCGTCGCCGCGCGACCCCCGATCGCTGCACCCGAAGGTCGTCTCGAACATCCAGGAGATCCGCGCCCGCGGCGCCCGGGTGATCGCGATCGCCGAAGAAGGCGACGCCGCGGTGCTGCCCTTCGCCGACGAGGTCCTGCGGATCCCGCTCGCGACCCCGCTGTTCGAGCCGCTGCTCGCCGTGGCACCGCTGCACATGTTCGGCATGGAGCTCGCCGCCGCCAAGGGCCTCGACGTCGACCAGCCACGCAACCTCGCGAAGTCGGTCACCGTCGAGTAG
- the alr gene encoding alanine racemase, whose amino-acid sequence MSSAPLRQARIDLDAYRANLDRVREWMDPVAVMAIMKADAYGHGLEPIALAAVDAGIRWIGVLTVPAALRLRSIGVGEDVHLFTWQHDPDLDFRDAIDSAVDLGVSNVAELQRIVDAVDQRPARVHLGVDSGLHRDGATPADWPALVELARDAQRNGRIEVVAAYTHLAEASDHEDSAAVAVFDAAIEIAEDLGLDVPMEHVAASLAGLERKEFRKDMVRMGANLFGIPGADGVSAADLGLEPVMTLTASVAKTKRVPVDTGVSYDYTYRTATETTLALVPVGYADGVPRLAQGRIEVAIRGKRYPIAGRVAMDQFLVDVGEDDVQTGDTVVLFGTGEHDEMTVLEWGAALETIGEEIVCRIGSRVPRFYEGHDIEGRVGEYLRGERP is encoded by the coding sequence GTGAGCTCCGCACCGCTGCGTCAGGCGCGCATCGACCTCGACGCCTACCGTGCCAACCTCGACCGTGTCCGTGAGTGGATGGACCCGGTCGCCGTGATGGCGATCATGAAGGCCGACGCGTACGGGCACGGCCTCGAGCCGATCGCGCTCGCCGCCGTCGACGCCGGCATCCGCTGGATCGGTGTGCTGACGGTGCCCGCGGCCCTGCGCCTGCGCTCGATCGGCGTCGGCGAGGACGTCCACCTGTTCACCTGGCAGCACGACCCCGATCTGGACTTCCGTGACGCCATCGACTCGGCCGTCGACCTCGGCGTCTCGAACGTCGCCGAGCTGCAGCGCATCGTCGACGCCGTCGACCAGCGCCCGGCCCGGGTACACCTCGGCGTCGACTCCGGCCTGCACCGCGACGGCGCGACCCCGGCGGACTGGCCGGCGCTCGTCGAGCTCGCCCGGGACGCCCAGCGGAACGGCCGCATCGAGGTGGTCGCCGCGTACACGCACCTGGCCGAGGCGTCCGACCACGAGGACAGCGCCGCGGTCGCCGTGTTCGACGCCGCGATCGAGATCGCCGAGGACCTGGGGCTCGACGTCCCGATGGAGCACGTCGCCGCGTCGCTCGCGGGGTTGGAGCGCAAGGAGTTCCGCAAGGACATGGTCCGGATGGGCGCGAACCTGTTCGGCATCCCCGGAGCCGACGGCGTCTCGGCGGCCGACCTCGGACTCGAGCCGGTGATGACCCTGACCGCGTCGGTCGCGAAGACGAAGCGCGTCCCCGTCGACACCGGCGTCTCCTACGACTACACGTACCGCACCGCGACCGAGACGACCCTGGCCCTCGTGCCCGTCGGGTACGCCGACGGGGTCCCGCGTCTGGCGCAGGGCCGCATCGAGGTCGCGATCCGCGGCAAGCGCTACCCGATCGCTGGCCGCGTCGCGATGGACCAGTTCCTGGTGGACGTCGGCGAGGACGACGTGCAGACCGGCGACACCGTCGTGCTGTTCGGCACCGGCGAGCACGACGAGATGACCGTGCTCGAGTGGGGCGCGGCGCTCGAGACCATCGGCGAGGAGATCGTCTGCCGGATCGGCAGCCGTGTGCCCCGGTTCTACGAGGGCCACGACATCGAGGGACGGGTCGGGGAGTACCTGCGGGGCGAGCGGCCGTGA
- the rpsI gene encoding 30S ribosomal protein S9 has product MAQIADSLDQTPESFTTESAPAAAEAAPRQILNVSGGAVGRRKEAIARVRLVPGSGTFVVNGRTLEDYFPNKLHQQLINDPFKVLELLGSYDVVARITGGGPSGQAGALRLAIARTLNEIDRENNRATLKKAGFLTRDARVIERKKAGLKKARKASQFSKR; this is encoded by the coding sequence ATGGCTCAGATCGCTGATTCCCTCGACCAGACCCCGGAGAGCTTCACCACGGAGAGCGCACCCGCCGCTGCCGAGGCTGCTCCCCGTCAGATCCTCAACGTCTCCGGCGGTGCCGTCGGGCGCCGCAAGGAGGCCATCGCGCGCGTCCGGCTCGTCCCGGGCTCCGGCACGTTCGTCGTGAACGGCCGCACGCTCGAGGACTACTTCCCGAACAAGCTGCACCAGCAGCTCATCAACGACCCCTTCAAGGTGCTCGAGCTCCTCGGCTCGTACGACGTCGTCGCCCGCATCACCGGTGGTGGCCCCTCGGGTCAGGCCGGCGCGCTCCGCCTCGCCATCGCCCGCACCCTGAACGAGATCGACCGCGAGAACAACCGCGCGACCCTCAAGAAGGCCGGCTTCCTCACCCGTGACGCCCGCGTCATCGAGCGCAAGAAGGCCGGTCTCAAGAAGGCCCGCAAGGCGTCGCAGTTCTCGAAGCGCTAG
- the rplM gene encoding 50S ribosomal protein L13, whose product MTRTFSPKPADVQHDWIVIDATDVVLGRLATHAAALLRGKHKATFAQHMDMGDFVIIVNADKVALTGSKLAKKVYYRHSGYPGGLTATSYPEMLEKHPTRAVEKAIRGMLPKNTLGREQLKKLKVYAGAEHPHAAQQPKPYIFDQVAQ is encoded by the coding sequence GTGACTCGCACGTTCTCACCGAAGCCGGCAGACGTCCAGCACGACTGGATCGTCATCGACGCCACCGACGTCGTCCTCGGCCGTCTCGCCACCCACGCCGCGGCGCTCCTGCGCGGCAAGCACAAGGCCACCTTCGCCCAGCACATGGACATGGGTGACTTCGTCATCATCGTGAACGCCGACAAGGTCGCCCTGACCGGTTCGAAGCTCGCGAAGAAGGTCTACTACCGTCACTCGGGCTACCCGGGCGGCCTGACGGCGACCTCCTACCCGGAGATGCTCGAGAAGCACCCCACCCGCGCCGTCGAGAAGGCGATCCGCGGCATGCTGCCGAAGAACACCCTCGGCCGCGAGCAGCTCAAGAAGCTGAAGGTCTACGCCGGCGCGGAGCACCCGCACGCCGCGCAGCAGCCCAAGCCGTACATCTTCGACCAGGTCGCACAGTAG
- a CDS encoding holo-ACP synthase — MIIGIGVDVVDLERFERVLERTPAMRARLFTPSEQVRDGEPRPIASLAARFAAKEALIKAFGSSAGLSWQDLEVVSDDQRNPSLTLHQGARQVAHARGVTSVHLSLSHDGGIATAFVVLEGTDVVLEGTVR; from the coding sequence GTGATCATCGGGATCGGGGTCGACGTGGTCGACCTGGAGCGGTTCGAACGGGTGCTGGAGCGCACACCGGCGATGCGGGCGCGGCTGTTCACGCCGTCCGAGCAGGTCCGTGACGGCGAACCCCGGCCGATCGCGTCCCTCGCCGCACGGTTCGCGGCGAAGGAAGCCCTGATCAAGGCCTTCGGGTCGAGTGCCGGGCTGAGCTGGCAGGACCTCGAGGTCGTGTCCGACGACCAGCGGAACCCGTCGCTCACCCTGCACCAGGGCGCCCGGCAGGTGGCGCACGCGCGTGGCGTGACGAGCGTGCACCTGTCGCTCTCGCATGATGGAGGGATCGCGACCGCGTTCGTGGTCCTGGAAGGAACAGACGTGGTCCTGGAAGGAACGGTCCGGTGA